In a genomic window of Primulina huaijiensis isolate GDHJ02 chromosome 10, ASM1229523v2, whole genome shotgun sequence:
- the LOC140986427 gene encoding large ribosomal subunit protein P1-like: MSVEELACTYAALILHDDGIAVTAEKIAKLVETANLKVESYWPSLFAKLCEKRNVEDLVMNVGSGGGGAAVAVSAPTAGAGGGPPAFAAPAAEEKKEEPKEESDDDMGFSLFD, encoded by the exons ATGTCGGTTGAAGAGCTCGCATGTACTTACGCTGCCTTGATTCTTCACGATGATGGCATAGCCGTCACG GCGGAGAAAATAGCCAAGCTGGTGGAGACGGCGAATTTGAAGGTGGAATCCTATTGGCCCAGCCTTTTCGCTAAGCTATGTGAGAAGAGGAACGTTGAGGATCTAGTCATGAACGTGGGTTCCGGTGGCGGAGGCGCCGCCGTTGCTGTATCTGCTCCGACCGCAGGCGCTGGTGGTGGGCCCCCCGCCTTTGCTGCTCCAGCCGCCGAGGAGAAGAAG GAGGAGCCGAAAGAGGAGAGCGACGACGACATGGGCTTTAGTTTATTTGATTAG